In one window of Paludisphaera rhizosphaerae DNA:
- a CDS encoding alkaline phosphatase family protein — protein MTGPRLASKVLLIGWDAADWKFINPLLDAGLMPNLSRLVEGGVIGNLASLRPCLSPILWTSIATGKTADKHGISGFVEPIPDGAGVRPSTSTSRTTKALWNMLSQSGLDCVVVNWYASHPAEPIRGVCVSDRFFDGLPTRPGELWPVTAGAVHPESLIPKLADCRMHPAELSPPDLSRLIPEIDRIDLAADPRPWRLAEVVTRTVSIHSVATTLMEAEPWDFLAVYYDGLDVAGHRFMPYHPPRMATVAENDFRRYQGVMRELYLFHDEMLGTLLDLAGDEATVLLVSDHGFHCDHLRPSGPAGSVEEDAAAWHRHYGVLAMRGPGILADERIYGATLLDVAPTVLHQFGLPVGRDMDGRPLLQAMERPSPSFPMIPSWDRLPGDDGRHPADARQTKLESPAALKQLIALGYLPAATAEQRQAVAIAEAESRFNLAAVHSSHGRTEEALVLLEALHDDYPGHDRYALALARAYADLGQHRRVLAIVEGLEASGRRSPDGDLLLAAAWFHDGQPEHALGRLADCERRYPPDAALFGLIGNLHLARQGWQDAARAFAKALAMDDDDPHSHNGLARAAWMLGDHERAGEHALRAVGLLFFFPQAHFHLGMAFLGMGDRERARRSLKLAVTQAPGFFEARLELENLGEPAPPLRPLLVQLAVESS, from the coding sequence GCTACCGGCAAGACGGCGGACAAGCACGGCATCTCCGGCTTCGTGGAGCCGATCCCGGACGGGGCGGGCGTTCGGCCGTCCACGAGTACGTCAAGGACCACCAAGGCCCTCTGGAACATGCTTTCGCAGAGCGGCTTGGACTGCGTGGTGGTCAACTGGTACGCCAGCCATCCGGCCGAGCCGATCCGCGGGGTTTGCGTCTCCGACCGCTTCTTCGACGGGCTTCCCACGCGCCCTGGCGAGCTCTGGCCGGTGACGGCCGGCGCCGTCCATCCCGAGTCGCTCATCCCGAAGCTGGCGGATTGCCGGATGCACCCGGCCGAGTTGAGCCCACCCGACCTGAGCCGCCTGATCCCAGAGATCGACCGGATCGACCTCGCGGCCGACCCTCGCCCCTGGAGGCTGGCGGAGGTCGTGACCCGCACCGTGTCGATCCATAGCGTGGCGACCACACTGATGGAGGCCGAGCCGTGGGATTTCCTGGCGGTCTATTACGACGGTCTGGACGTCGCGGGGCATCGATTCATGCCCTACCACCCGCCTCGCATGGCGACGGTGGCCGAGAACGATTTCCGACGCTACCAGGGCGTCATGCGGGAGTTGTACCTGTTTCACGACGAGATGCTCGGCACATTGCTGGACCTCGCCGGCGATGAGGCGACGGTTCTGCTCGTCTCGGACCACGGGTTCCACTGCGACCACCTGCGGCCATCCGGGCCCGCCGGGTCGGTGGAGGAGGACGCGGCGGCGTGGCACCGACACTACGGCGTGCTGGCGATGCGAGGCCCGGGCATCCTGGCGGACGAACGGATTTACGGCGCCACCTTGCTGGACGTCGCGCCCACGGTGCTGCACCAGTTCGGTCTTCCCGTGGGTCGGGACATGGACGGCAGGCCGCTCTTGCAGGCGATGGAACGACCGTCTCCGTCGTTTCCCATGATTCCCAGTTGGGACCGATTGCCGGGGGATGACGGCAGACACCCGGCCGACGCCCGGCAGACCAAGCTCGAATCGCCGGCCGCCCTCAAGCAGTTGATCGCCCTGGGCTACCTCCCGGCCGCGACCGCGGAACAGCGGCAGGCCGTGGCCATCGCAGAGGCCGAATCCCGATTCAACCTGGCGGCCGTGCACTCCAGTCACGGAAGGACCGAGGAAGCCCTCGTATTGCTAGAGGCGCTGCACGACGATTACCCCGGCCACGACCGGTATGCGTTGGCGCTCGCTCGAGCGTACGCCGACCTCGGCCAGCATCGTCGGGTTTTGGCGATCGTCGAGGGCCTGGAAGCATCCGGTCGGCGGTCGCCCGACGGTGACCTGCTGCTCGCCGCCGCCTGGTTCCACGACGGACAGCCGGAACACGCCCTCGGCCGTCTCGCCGATTGTGAGCGACGTTATCCCCCGGACGCGGCGCTCTTCGGCCTGATCGGCAACTTGCACTTGGCTCGTCAGGGCTGGCAAGACGCGGCGCGAGCATTCGCCAAGGCGCTGGCGATGGACGACGACGACCCTCATTCGCACAACGGCCTGGCCCGGGCGGCCTGGATGCTGGGCGACCACGAACGCGCCGGCGAGCACGCTCTGCGGGCGGTCGGCCTGCTCTTCTTCTTTCCGCAGGCCCATTTCCACCTGGGAATGGCGTTCCTGGGAATGGGCGATCGGGAGCGAGCACGGCGATCTCTGAAGCTGGCGGTCACGCAGGCCCCTGGTTTCTTCGAGGCGCGACTCGAGTTGGAGAATCTCGGCGAACCGGCCCCCCCACTCCGGCCGTTGCTCGTCCAACTGGCTGTCGAGTCGTCGTAG
- a CDS encoding carbon-nitrogen hydrolase family protein, with translation MFLAAAIQISSTTDVGRNLATIEALVDRAAGYGAKFVATPENSNFLGQADEKVRLAESFDGPTCRRFADLAKRHGIHLLLGSFNERGTSPERCRNTSVLFGPDGSRLAVYRKIHLFDVDHSEAVRAMESRTIESGDEHVVAETALGNFGLSVCYDLRFGDQYRRLVRMGADVICVPAAFTARTGRDHWSELLRARAIECQSFVIAPAQYGRHGEAELRESYGRAMIVDPWGVVLATAPDVAEGLALAEIDLSRVAEIRRAIPVGKYAST, from the coding sequence ATGTTCCTGGCAGCCGCCATCCAGATCTCCTCGACGACCGACGTCGGACGCAACCTGGCGACGATCGAGGCTCTCGTCGACCGCGCGGCCGGCTATGGGGCGAAGTTCGTCGCCACGCCCGAGAACTCCAACTTCCTCGGACAGGCCGACGAGAAGGTGAGGCTGGCGGAATCCTTCGACGGTCCGACCTGCAGGCGATTCGCCGACCTCGCGAAGCGGCACGGAATCCACCTGTTGCTCGGCTCGTTCAACGAGCGAGGGACTTCCCCGGAGCGCTGTCGGAACACGAGCGTCCTGTTCGGCCCGGACGGCTCTCGGCTGGCGGTCTACCGCAAGATCCACCTCTTCGACGTCGACCACTCCGAGGCCGTCCGGGCGATGGAGTCGCGAACGATCGAGTCGGGAGACGAGCACGTCGTCGCCGAGACCGCGCTGGGGAATTTCGGCCTGAGCGTTTGCTACGACCTTCGCTTCGGCGACCAGTATCGCCGGCTCGTCCGCATGGGGGCCGATGTCATCTGCGTCCCCGCCGCCTTCACGGCTCGGACCGGTCGCGACCACTGGTCGGAACTCCTCCGCGCCCGGGCGATCGAGTGCCAGTCGTTCGTGATCGCCCCCGCGCAATACGGCCGCCACGGCGAGGCCGAGCTGCGCGAGAGCTACGGCCGGGCGATGATCGTCGACCCCTGGGGCGTCGTCCTCGCCACCGCCCCCGACGTCGCCGAAGGCCTCGCCCTGGCCGAGATCGACCTGTCGCGCGTCGCCGAGATCCGCCGGGCGATCCCGGTCGGGAAGTACGCCTCGACATGA
- a CDS encoding lipoate--protein ligase family protein, which translates to MICRVLPYRVADGPTNMALDEAMLEHVARDPSEAWFRTYGWSVPTLSLGYFQPWAEVEAEPRWRNAAKVRRATGGGAIWHEHELTFAIVIPSTHPLARPNTALYRAVHRATAEILAAHGLDARRHGDVDPAAEASHPFLCFAGRDGEDLVAGGVKLVGSAQRRRAGAVLQHSSLLLRRAAAVPELPGAADLADLADDPRAWSGVVADRLVRDLGMDPIPADPPDDMLTDALRIERDVYRTPGWNHKR; encoded by the coding sequence ATGATCTGCCGAGTGCTGCCGTACCGCGTCGCCGATGGACCGACCAACATGGCCCTCGACGAGGCCATGCTCGAACACGTGGCCCGCGATCCGTCCGAAGCCTGGTTCCGCACCTACGGCTGGTCGGTCCCCACCCTCAGCCTGGGTTACTTCCAGCCATGGGCGGAGGTCGAGGCCGAGCCCCGCTGGCGAAACGCCGCCAAGGTGCGCCGCGCCACCGGCGGCGGGGCGATCTGGCATGAGCACGAACTCACATTCGCGATCGTGATCCCTTCGACGCACCCACTCGCCCGACCGAACACGGCGCTCTACCGGGCCGTCCACCGGGCGACGGCCGAGATCCTCGCCGCGCACGGCCTCGACGCGCGCCGGCACGGCGACGTCGACCCCGCCGCCGAGGCCTCGCACCCGTTCCTCTGCTTCGCCGGCCGAGACGGCGAGGACCTGGTCGCCGGCGGCGTCAAGCTCGTCGGCAGCGCCCAGCGGAGGAGGGCGGGGGCCGTCCTCCAGCACAGCTCGCTCCTCTTGCGAAGAGCCGCCGCCGTCCCCGAACTCCCCGGCGCGGCCGACCTGGCCGACCTGGCCGACGACCCCCGCGCCTGGTCCGGCGTCGTCGCCGACCGGCTTGTCCGCGACCTTGGAATGGATCCCATCCCCGCCGACCCTCCCGACGACATGCTGACCGACGCCCTGCGAATCGAGCGGGATGTCTACCGCACTCCGGGATGGAACCACAAGCGCTGA
- a CDS encoding aldo/keto reductase: MPHDLPIHKLGPLEVRAPGLGCMGMSEFYDPKDQDDAESIRVIHRFLDEGGDFLDTADMYGSGRNEVLVGKAIADRRDRVVLATKFGNVRGPAGEFLGVRGDAAYVKECCDASLKRLKVDHIDLYYQHRVDTKVPIEETVGAMAELVQSGKVRYLGLSEAATETIKRAAAVHPIAALQTEYSLWTREPEVEILPTVRALGIGFVAYSPLGRGFLTGRYKSPEDLAPDDYRRNSPRFQGDNFQKNLDLVKVVEEMAEAKGCTPSQFALAWTLAQDVVPIPGTKRAKYLDENLGAADVVITDEDLKKIDSLLPAGSATGDRYHAQAMQAVNK, translated from the coding sequence ATGCCGCACGATTTGCCGATCCACAAGCTGGGGCCTCTCGAAGTTCGCGCTCCGGGCCTGGGCTGCATGGGGATGAGCGAGTTCTACGACCCCAAGGATCAGGACGACGCCGAGTCGATCCGCGTGATCCACCGGTTCCTCGACGAGGGGGGCGACTTCCTGGACACGGCCGACATGTACGGCTCGGGTCGGAATGAAGTGCTCGTCGGCAAGGCGATCGCCGACCGTCGCGACCGCGTCGTGCTGGCGACCAAGTTCGGCAACGTGCGCGGACCCGCCGGCGAGTTCCTCGGCGTCCGGGGGGACGCGGCCTACGTCAAGGAGTGCTGCGATGCCTCACTGAAGCGGCTGAAGGTCGACCATATCGACCTTTACTACCAGCACCGCGTCGACACCAAGGTCCCCATCGAGGAGACCGTCGGCGCGATGGCCGAACTGGTCCAGTCGGGGAAAGTCCGCTACCTGGGCCTCTCGGAAGCTGCGACCGAGACGATCAAGCGGGCGGCGGCCGTGCATCCGATCGCCGCTCTCCAGACCGAGTACTCGCTCTGGACGCGTGAGCCCGAGGTTGAGATCCTCCCCACCGTGCGAGCCCTGGGAATCGGCTTCGTCGCCTACAGTCCGCTCGGGCGAGGGTTCCTCACGGGCCGCTACAAGTCGCCCGAGGATCTGGCCCCGGACGACTACCGCCGCAACTCGCCGCGGTTCCAGGGCGACAATTTCCAGAAGAACCTCGACCTGGTGAAGGTCGTCGAGGAGATGGCCGAGGCCAAGGGCTGCACGCCGAGCCAGTTCGCCCTGGCCTGGACGCTGGCGCAGGACGTCGTGCCCATCCCGGGGACGAAGCGGGCGAAGTATCTCGACGAGAACCTGGGCGCGGCCGACGTCGTCATTACCGATGAGGACTTGAAGAAGATCGACTCCCTCTTGCCGGCGGGCTCGGCGACGGGCGACCGCTACCACGCCCAGGCGATGCAGGCCGTTAACAAGTGA
- a CDS encoding MFS transporter, whose amino-acid sequence MKTRGRWRLSVMMGLLYAVQGAFWPLLGVHLSELGIDGRWRGLIFASQALAATLMPLGAGQLVDRLMPTQSFLVAAYSAGTLLLAALASGGITGGPALCATFLLYFAIIMPTHSLSSSLAMRNLDDPRREFAAVRLWGTIGWMAVGWAVSGVMLALNGGRVPSVSPGGMHEVFWIASGLSAAMAVYCSTLPNTPPLAGETTGRANLRKGVELLRERDVRVFLITTFGVFLTIPLAYQVVPGYLAARGMPRPWIATAVSINQVPEIIALAAMPWLLTRLGYKGTMALGLGAWTLRYLILSLHPPLWLAVGVGVLQGVGIACFSIGGQVFLDGRAPATHRASVQALFLVASTGLPSLLGSLAAGEWVRRAGLGADAWVFVVPCILNGALLVYFLRGFRAQPSISGRPGAAVSQIDADTPQRQHTRRGAIACVGDLTTESADG is encoded by the coding sequence ATGAAGACGCGCGGGCGGTGGCGGCTCTCGGTGATGATGGGCCTCTTGTACGCGGTCCAGGGAGCGTTCTGGCCCCTGCTGGGGGTCCATCTGTCCGAGTTAGGGATCGACGGTCGCTGGCGGGGCCTGATCTTTGCCTCGCAGGCCCTCGCGGCCACGCTCATGCCCCTCGGCGCCGGTCAGCTCGTCGACCGGCTGATGCCCACGCAGAGCTTCCTCGTCGCGGCCTATTCGGCGGGGACGCTTCTGCTGGCGGCGCTGGCCAGCGGCGGGATCACAGGCGGTCCGGCGCTCTGCGCGACGTTCCTGCTCTACTTCGCGATCATCATGCCGACGCACAGCCTGAGCAGCTCGTTGGCGATGCGGAATCTGGACGATCCCCGCCGCGAGTTCGCCGCGGTTCGGCTCTGGGGGACCATCGGTTGGATGGCCGTCGGCTGGGCCGTGTCGGGCGTGATGCTCGCCCTGAACGGCGGGCGAGTCCCGTCGGTGAGTCCGGGAGGAATGCACGAGGTCTTCTGGATCGCCTCGGGGCTTTCAGCCGCGATGGCGGTCTATTGCTCGACGCTCCCCAACACGCCCCCCCTGGCGGGCGAGACGACCGGGCGAGCCAACCTCCGCAAAGGAGTTGAGCTGCTCCGGGAGCGGGACGTTCGGGTCTTCCTGATCACCACCTTCGGGGTTTTTCTGACGATCCCCCTGGCCTACCAGGTCGTCCCTGGCTACCTGGCCGCCCGAGGAATGCCGAGGCCCTGGATCGCGACGGCCGTTTCGATCAACCAGGTCCCGGAGATTATCGCCCTGGCGGCGATGCCCTGGCTGCTGACGCGACTCGGATACAAGGGGACGATGGCGCTGGGGCTGGGCGCGTGGACCCTTCGTTATCTCATCCTGTCGCTTCATCCTCCGCTCTGGCTGGCGGTCGGAGTGGGGGTCTTGCAGGGGGTGGGGATCGCCTGTTTCTCGATCGGCGGTCAGGTCTTTCTGGATGGCCGTGCGCCGGCGACCCACCGGGCGAGCGTCCAGGCCCTCTTCCTGGTGGCGTCGACGGGGCTCCCCTCGCTCCTGGGGAGTTTGGCGGCCGGCGAGTGGGTTCGGAGGGCCGGTCTGGGGGCCGACGCCTGGGTCTTCGTGGTCCCTTGCATCCTCAATGGGGCGCTGCTAGTTTATTTTCTGAGAGGATTTCGAGCGCAGCCCTCGATTTCGGGTCGTCCCGGCGCAGCGGTCTCTCAGATAGACGCCGACACCCCTCAACGACAACACACCAGGCGAGGCGCGATCGCTTGCGTAGGGGACTTGACGACGGAGTCGGCCGATGGGTGA
- a CDS encoding acyl-CoA desaturase, with translation MSMTTTAQASTKRLAWPTIFYIGGMHVLALLALVPSLFSWSGLLIGLALHWLTGGVGICLVYHRLLTHRSFKLWPKWLEYPLTMIGMMASEGGAIGWVADHRRHHAYSDEELDTHSPLRGLFWAHMGWFMVTDEIARPTEAYYKRWAPDLYRDPVQRWLNSAFILFPLGLFAALYAAGQWYGGMGLSWLVWGGFVRTLFVWHTTWLVNSASHVWGYRSHATRDQSTNLWWCAALTYGEGWHNNHHAFQTSARHGLDWWEVDPTYWTIKVMQGLGLASDIKLPKIRKNADGSLIETDVRPAVPPRTAAEPASAPVPAAVEQVVKETKPQETGV, from the coding sequence ATGAGCATGACGACGACCGCCCAGGCGTCCACCAAACGCCTCGCCTGGCCGACGATCTTCTACATTGGAGGCATGCACGTCCTCGCCTTGCTGGCGCTCGTCCCCTCCCTCTTCTCATGGTCGGGCCTGTTGATCGGCCTCGCTCTGCACTGGCTGACCGGCGGCGTCGGTATTTGCCTGGTTTACCACCGTCTCCTCACCCACCGCAGCTTCAAGCTCTGGCCGAAGTGGCTGGAATATCCGCTGACGATGATCGGCATGATGGCGTCCGAGGGCGGGGCGATCGGCTGGGTGGCCGACCACCGTCGACACCACGCCTATTCCGACGAGGAGTTGGACACCCACTCGCCGCTCCGGGGGCTGTTCTGGGCTCACATGGGGTGGTTCATGGTCACCGACGAGATCGCCCGCCCCACTGAGGCGTACTACAAGCGTTGGGCTCCCGACCTCTACCGCGACCCTGTCCAGCGTTGGCTGAACAGCGCCTTCATCCTCTTCCCGCTGGGCCTGTTCGCGGCGCTTTACGCCGCCGGCCAGTGGTACGGCGGGATGGGCCTGAGCTGGCTGGTCTGGGGCGGCTTCGTCCGGACCCTCTTCGTCTGGCACACGACCTGGCTGGTCAACTCGGCGAGCCACGTTTGGGGCTACCGCAGCCACGCCACCCGCGACCAGTCGACCAACCTTTGGTGGTGCGCCGCCCTGACTTACGGCGAAGGCTGGCACAACAACCATCACGCCTTCCAGACCTCGGCCCGCCACGGCCTGGACTGGTGGGAGGTCGACCCGACCTACTGGACGATCAAGGTGATGCAGGGCCTGGGCCTGGCCAGTGACATCAAGCTCCCCAAGATCCGCAAGAACGCCGACGGCAGCCTGATCGAGACCGACGTCCGCCCGGCCGTCCCCCCTCGCACGGCCGCCGAGCCGGCCTCCGCCCCCGTCCCCGCGGCCGTCGAGCAGGTCGTGAAGGAGACGAAGCCCCAGGAAACCGGGGTCTGA